A stretch of the Gossypium hirsutum isolate 1008001.06 chromosome D07, Gossypium_hirsutum_v2.1, whole genome shotgun sequence genome encodes the following:
- the LOC107926451 gene encoding 2-methylene-furan-3-one reductase, which yields MENVPCTMKAWIYGQHGKPEDALKLKSDVVVPELKEDQVLVKVMASGLNPVDNKRMLGIFVQAECPFPTVPGYDVAGVVVKVGSQVKNLKVGDEVYGNIHEKALDHPKQYGTLAEYTAVEERLLAPKPKNLSFAEAASLPVAIGTAYEGLQRCEFTTGQSILVLGGAGGVGSMVIQLAKHVFGASRVVATASTGKLELLRNLGADLAVDYTKENFEDLPEKFDVVYDCVGQCERAVKAMKEGGKVVTVSGAVTVPAFKFIVTSNGADLEKLNPYLESGKVKAIIDPKGIYPFSQALEGLAYVDTGRVAGKVVIHPIQQDN from the exons ATGGAGAATGTTCCATGTACAATGAAAGCTTGGATTTATGGACAACATGGGAAACCTGAAGATGCTCTGAAACTCAAGTCCGATGTTGTTGTTCCTGAATTGAAGGAAGATCAAGTTCTTGTTAAGGTCATGGCTTCGGGGCTTAATCCAGTTGATAATAAGAGGATGCTTGGCATTTTTGTTCAAGCTGAATGTCCTTTTCCC aCAGTTCCAGGGTACGATGTAGCTGGTGTGGTGGTGAAAGTAGGAAGCCAGGTAAAGAACTTAAAGGTAGGTGATGAAGTATATGGTAACATCCATGAGAAAGCCTTGGATCATCCCAAACAATACGGCACTTTGGCCGAATACACGGCGGTTGAAGAGCGGCTATTGGCTCCCAAACCCAAGAATCTCAGCTTTGCCGAGGCTGCTTCACTGCCGGTCGCCATCGGAACAGCTTACGAAGGCCTTCAACGATGCGAGTTCACCACTGGTCAATCCATTCTTGTGTTGGGAGGCGCGGGTGGAGTTGGCAGCATGGTCATTCAG CTGGCCAAGCATGTTTTCGGAGCATCAAGAGTTGTGGCTACTGCTAGCACAGGAAAACTAGAGTTGTTGAGGAATTTGGGTGCTGATTTAGCAGTTGATTACACCAAGGAAAACTTTGAAGATCTCCCTGAGAAATTTGATGTTGTATATGACTGTGTTG GGCAATGTGAAAGGGCAGTGAAGGCAATGAAGGAAGGTGGGAAAGTTGTGACAGTGAGTGGTGCAGTGACTGTGCCAGCATTTAAGTTTATAGTCACTTCAAATGGGGCTGATTTGGAGAAATTGAATCCTTACTTGGAAAGTGGAAAGGTGAAGGCTATTATTGATCCCAAAGGCATCTATCCTTTCTCTCAAGCACTTGAAGGACTTGCATATGTTGACACTGGCAGAGTTGCTGGAAAAGTTGTCATACATCCAATCCAACAAGATAATTAA
- the LOC107926535 gene encoding CASP-like protein 4A1, translating to MEENQNHHQKQEEEAQHRQHQDQNHEEKDQQPQKHAAQVEEPEQKSPTVSLSPLTQKTTQSPPSYYSPIDSPLSSCNSSLSHGFSPPPTTTTAAVSHPSEPNSKPPSAVVSRAELTSRDQSTTTTTTVELEEQTQKLGSGSGKRLRPDLSILRRTKRDKMIKKALLGFRISGFVFCLVSFSVLAADKNQGWALDSFYRYNEFRFCMAVNVIGFVYSGFQAYDVAYQLTSGKQKPRSHLRFYLDFILDQILAYLLISASSSAAVRVDDWESNWGNDKFPEMARASMALSLVAFIALALSSLVSGYNLCTSKSI from the exons ATGGAGGAGAACCAAAATCATCACcaaaaacaagaagaagaagcacAGCATAGACAACATCAAGATCAGAATCATGAAGAAAAAGATCAACAACCACAGAAACATGCAGCACAAGTGGAAGAACCTGAGCAGAAAAGCCCCACAGTTTCACTATCTCCATTAACCCAAAAAACCACTCAGTCACCACCATCTTATTATTCCCCTATTGATTCTCCGCTCTCATCTTGTAATTCTTCTCTCAGTCATGGCTTTTCTCCACCACCAACAACGACAACGGCAGCAGTATCTCATCCTTCTGAACCCAACTCCAAGCCACCATCTGCAGTGGTTTCCAGGGCGGAGCTCACATCTAGAGATCAATCAACCACAACAACTACTACCGTTGAACTTGAAGAACAGACACAAAAACTGGGTTCTGGTAGTGGTAAAAGATTGAGGCCTGATTTATCTATATTAAGAAGAACCAAAAGAGATAAGATGATTAAAAAGGCTTTATTGGGATTTAGAATTTCTGGGTTTGTTTTTTGTTTGGTTTCTTTCTCTGTTTTAGCTGCTGATAAAAATCAAGGTTGGGCACTTGATTCTTTCTACCGCTACAACGAATTCAg GTTTTGTATGGCAGTGAACGTGATTGGATTTGTATACTCTGGATTTCAAGCATATGATGTTGCCTATCAATTGACCTCCGGCAAACAAAAACCTCGGAGTCATCTCCGGTTTTATTTAGATTTCATTTTGGATCAG ATCTTGGCTTATCTTCTCATTTCGGCATCGTCTTCGGCTGCCGTTCGAGTCGATGATTGGGAATCCAACTGGGGAAACGACAAGTTCCCGGAGATGGCAAGGGCGTCCATGGCATTGTCTCTGGTAGCATTCATTGCCTTGGCTTTAAGCTCACTTGTCTCTGGTTATAATCTTTGTACTTCCAAATCTATCTAG